The following are encoded together in the Flavihumibacter fluvii genome:
- a CDS encoding metallophosphoesterase, whose product MNSLDFDIIGDIHGHADALERLLQKLGYTRKFGVYSHPHRRKVVFVGDFIDRGPKIRETLHLVRDMVESGNALAVMGNHEFNAISFHTPHTESGGFFRDHTVKEIRQHLETMDQFQHYDLEFSVFLEWFKTLPLYLDMGRFRVVHACWDDQHIKYLEQHYQGITADFLNKGNNKKDASGMYRAVDETLKGIQRRLPENYSFIDKDGAERHECRIRWWRDPRSRHRLKDVLIDCPDELGNMDILNGDSYHAYTAPNPPVFFGHYWLMGSPMVENPSAVCLDYSVAKGGVLVACRLGERKGEMTKTLIY is encoded by the coding sequence ATGAACAGTTTGGATTTCGATATTATTGGAGATATCCATGGACACGCAGACGCACTCGAACGATTGCTTCAAAAATTAGGATACACCAGGAAGTTCGGAGTGTACAGTCATCCGCATCGGCGCAAAGTTGTCTTTGTAGGTGACTTCATTGACCGGGGACCAAAGATCAGGGAGACCCTGCACCTGGTAAGGGACATGGTTGAATCGGGCAATGCCCTGGCGGTTATGGGCAATCATGAATTCAATGCTATCTCCTTTCATACCCCGCATACCGAAAGTGGTGGATTTTTCAGGGACCATACCGTTAAAGAGATCCGGCAGCATCTGGAGACGATGGACCAGTTCCAGCATTACGATCTTGAATTTTCGGTTTTCCTGGAATGGTTCAAGACTTTACCATTATACCTCGACATGGGCCGGTTCAGGGTTGTCCATGCCTGCTGGGATGACCAGCATATAAAATACCTGGAGCAGCATTACCAGGGCATAACGGCAGACTTTCTCAATAAGGGGAATAATAAAAAAGATGCAAGTGGCATGTACAGGGCCGTTGACGAAACCCTGAAGGGCATTCAGAGGCGCCTGCCAGAAAACTATTCTTTTATTGATAAGGATGGTGCCGAGCGGCATGAATGCCGGATCCGCTGGTGGCGCGATCCGCGTTCCCGGCATAGGTTGAAAGATGTTCTGATCGATTGCCCGGATGAATTGGGCAATATGGATATTTTAAACGGGGATTCCTATCACGCTTATACCGCTCCAAATCCACCTGTATTCTTTGGTCATTATTGGCTGATGGGAAGTCCAATGGTGGAGAATCCATCTGCTGTATGCCTGGATTATAGTGTGGCCAAAGGTGGTGTGCTTGTTGCATGCCGGTTAGGGGAGAGAAAGGGAGAGATGACAAAGACCCTCATTTATTAG
- a CDS encoding LytTR family transcriptional regulator DNA-binding domain-containing protein: protein MQMQENSGLLHSNKEAHYKVNDQWIFWGILPIVPFLIVHVGNDNSLVELLRTPSYYSDLLLAFLVTYLTGFYLRIIFSLADRKFDWHGLITARVKWLFLYAFLCPLFIALFIEMLYLVLILRIPLSNSSIFYLELPLFALVLLLINFTYSFLYFRRYNTSVVQAFEVRQSAAKHPSGTNKGRQEFWVSSGAASIMVASQDIAYFMVVSKTTFLVTLKNVKYIYPASLDKIMDDLQQADFFQLNRQIIASRAAIKGYENTNTRKLSIQLSPAPVDPVFVAKAKAGLFLDWLKEKS, encoded by the coding sequence ATGCAGATGCAGGAAAACAGTGGATTATTACATTCTAACAAAGAAGCCCATTATAAGGTTAATGACCAATGGATTTTCTGGGGCATCCTCCCCATAGTACCTTTTTTAATTGTACATGTCGGAAATGATAACAGCCTGGTGGAACTATTGCGCACACCAAGTTATTATTCAGATCTCCTTTTGGCCTTCCTGGTCACTTACCTGACCGGTTTCTATTTGCGGATAATTTTTTCCCTGGCAGACCGAAAATTTGATTGGCATGGCCTGATCACTGCCCGCGTCAAATGGCTTTTTTTGTACGCATTTTTGTGTCCCCTTTTTATTGCCCTTTTCATAGAAATGCTCTACCTCGTATTGATCCTTAGAATACCACTTTCCAACAGTTCCATATTTTATCTTGAACTGCCATTGTTTGCACTGGTCTTGCTGCTGATCAATTTCACCTACTCATTTCTATATTTCCGGAGATACAATACCAGCGTTGTACAGGCCTTTGAAGTCCGGCAATCAGCAGCCAAACACCCTTCAGGAACAAACAAGGGCAGGCAGGAGTTCTGGGTCAGTTCAGGCGCAGCATCCATCATGGTAGCTTCACAGGACATTGCCTACTTCATGGTGGTCAGCAAAACCACCTTCCTGGTGACCCTGAAAAATGTAAAGTACATCTATCCAGCTTCCTTAGATAAGATTATGGATGACTTGCAGCAAGCAGATTTTTTCCAACTCAACCGGCAAATCATCGCCAGCCGTGCAGCCATTAAGGGCTATGAAAATACCAATACAAGGAAATTATCCATTCAATTATCTCCCGCACCGGTAGATCCGGTATTTGTTGCCAAAGCAAAAGCCGGACTATTCCTCGATTGGTTGAAAGAAAAAAGTTAA
- a CDS encoding helix-turn-helix domain-containing protein, giving the protein MQLLYLASEILVLFILLVILGKKNKQSHDKILILWLFLILVNTQGFNLQPGSRYYYFIELSSAVVFLHGPVIFFYYLTLTSKKNILNGKHLLHLLPFIINIGIIFPALMHQRLAAFTETERNILMMAKLVSIILYTMITIVHLNWHIKTVRDYFSNMDKKDLQWLRLILYGILCIWILAILSQVLVQLGNQYLFKKDEDLLVNIAVSLLVIILGYYGFRQGSVFQNMPVRIVFKEQQPGEIAEVNQEQPPTPKYKKSGLNKELVQQLALSLQDHIVQKQPYLEPELTLQQLAQAVKLSANDLSQVINEYFGVNFFDFINGYRVKAIKTAIANGELDKKTLLGIALESGFNSKASFNRAFKKMTGLTPTEYIAASKSG; this is encoded by the coding sequence ATGCAGTTACTTTATCTGGCCAGTGAAATTTTGGTCCTGTTTATTTTACTGGTGATCCTGGGTAAAAAAAACAAACAATCACATGATAAAATATTAATCCTTTGGCTATTCCTGATCCTGGTTAATACACAAGGATTTAACCTGCAGCCAGGCAGCCGATATTATTACTTCATTGAATTAAGCAGTGCTGTTGTTTTTCTGCATGGCCCTGTTATATTTTTTTATTATCTCACCCTCACTTCAAAAAAAAATATACTAAATGGTAAGCATCTCCTGCACCTGCTCCCTTTCATTATAAACATTGGTATCATTTTCCCAGCATTAATGCATCAAAGGCTGGCCGCCTTCACAGAAACGGAACGCAACATCCTGATGATGGCCAAACTGGTCAGTATCATCCTTTATACCATGATCACTATCGTGCATTTAAACTGGCACATAAAAACTGTGCGGGATTACTTTTCCAATATGGATAAGAAAGATTTACAATGGCTTCGGCTTATCCTGTACGGCATTCTTTGTATCTGGATACTGGCCATACTGAGCCAGGTGCTGGTGCAGTTGGGCAATCAATATCTTTTTAAAAAAGATGAAGACCTGCTAGTAAATATTGCCGTGAGTTTGCTGGTGATCATTCTTGGTTACTATGGATTCAGGCAGGGGTCTGTTTTCCAGAACATGCCGGTCCGGATTGTATTCAAAGAGCAGCAACCCGGGGAAATAGCGGAAGTGAACCAGGAACAACCCCCCACCCCAAAATATAAAAAATCGGGTTTAAACAAGGAACTGGTGCAACAATTAGCACTGTCCTTGCAGGACCATATCGTGCAAAAACAACCCTACCTGGAACCTGAATTAACCTTGCAGCAACTGGCACAGGCTGTTAAGCTGTCTGCTAACGACCTGTCCCAGGTCATCAATGAATATTTCGGGGTGAACTTTTTTGATTTCATTAATGGGTACCGGGTTAAAGCTATCAAAACAGCCATTGCCAATGGGGAACTGGACAAAAAGACCCTGCTAGGCATAGCCCTGGAATCCGGGTTTAATTCCAAGGCCTCCTTTAACCGGGCGTTTAAAAAAATGACCGGACTAACTCCTACCGAATATATTGCGGCATCAAAATCGGGCTAA
- a CDS encoding MlaD family protein, translating to MTALKSNRPVVVGIFILIGIAILVVTIFTLGGQKKTFVHSFTIHAVFDDVGGLIKGNNVWFSGVKVGTVKDMQFYGNSRVDVTMSIEETMHSHIRKNAKARIGSDGLIGNRIVIIYDGDSTVSPVFKDDMLRVEKALSTDDMMATLQSNNQNLLQITRDFKSISKKIDSGKGLLSSLLNDPAMANKLHNTIDDLQSTVSNFKTVSVHGKAVATDLQHISGNLNKPGNSVNDMVNDTVMYNNIKRTLSQLEQSADAVSKFTINLKTVSERLNQDDNVVGVLLNDSMSAASMKVTLKNLESGSQKLDEDLRALQDNFLLRGYFKKKEKAKQ from the coding sequence ATGACCGCATTAAAAAGTAACAGGCCAGTCGTTGTGGGTATTTTTATCCTGATAGGAATAGCTATATTGGTCGTGACCATATTTACCTTAGGCGGACAGAAAAAGACTTTTGTCCATTCATTCACCATACATGCCGTATTCGATGATGTGGGTGGATTGATCAAAGGGAATAATGTCTGGTTTTCCGGCGTAAAAGTTGGCACAGTTAAGGATATGCAATTTTATGGGAACTCGCGGGTAGATGTAACCATGAGCATTGAAGAAACCATGCATTCGCATATCCGTAAAAATGCCAAAGCCCGGATCGGTTCCGACGGATTGATCGGAAACAGGATTGTGATTATTTATGACGGGGATTCAACGGTATCACCCGTTTTTAAAGACGATATGTTGCGGGTAGAGAAAGCATTGAGTACCGATGATATGATGGCCACTTTACAGTCCAATAACCAAAACCTTTTGCAGATCACCCGGGACTTTAAAAGTATCAGCAAGAAAATCGATAGTGGTAAAGGTTTATTGTCCAGCCTGTTAAATGATCCTGCCATGGCCAATAAACTCCATAACACCATAGATGATTTGCAGTCCACCGTTTCTAATTTCAAAACTGTATCTGTACATGGTAAAGCAGTTGCAACAGATCTGCAGCATATTTCCGGAAATTTAAACAAGCCGGGAAATTCAGTCAATGACATGGTCAATGATACAGTGATGTACAATAACATAAAACGGACATTATCGCAATTGGAACAATCGGCCGATGCCGTATCGAAGTTTACCATCAACCTGAAGACTGTCAGCGAAAGATTGAACCAGGATGATAATGTTGTTGGTGTGCTGTTGAATGATTCCATGTCAGCCGCCTCCATGAAGGTCACATTAAAGAACCTGGAATCCGGCAGCCAGAAATTGGATGAGGATTTGCGGGCATTACAAGATAATTTTTTGCTTCGGGGGTATTTTAAGAAGAAGGAAAAGGCAAAGCAATAA
- a CDS encoding PAS domain-containing protein translates to MASYEIEIILNRQLADCLSIPVFITDTTGNLIFYNDPAEMILGTRFEETGEMKVETWSTIFKPLDDHKAPLPPEQLPLVKTLNDQHPHHKTFWIESLKGTAEKISVTSYPIIGRAGKFLGAVAIFWETKDL, encoded by the coding sequence ATGGCTTCATATGAAATAGAGATCATTTTAAACAGGCAGCTGGCTGATTGTTTATCGATTCCCGTCTTCATCACAGACACTACCGGCAATCTTATTTTCTATAACGATCCGGCAGAAATGATCCTTGGAACAAGGTTTGAAGAAACCGGTGAAATGAAGGTGGAGACCTGGTCCACCATCTTTAAACCGCTGGATGATCATAAAGCACCATTGCCTCCTGAGCAACTGCCGCTTGTTAAGACATTGAACGACCAACATCCCCACCACAAAACATTCTGGATAGAAAGCCTGAAAGGTACTGCTGAGAAAATATCTGTGACTTCATACCCGATCATCGGCAGGGCAGGTAAATTTTTAGGTGCCGTTGCCATTTTCTGGGAAACAAAAGATTTATGA
- a CDS encoding ABC transporter ATP-binding protein, with translation MQYDRFMQEEVITIKDLKKSFDNNIVLDGIDLDIKKGENVAVLGRSGSGKSVLIKIISGLIQPDSGTVKVLGQEIGKISGKALQELRMKIGFSFQNSALYDSMSVRENLAFPLVRNKRNLKAIEIEEAIESVLNDVGLPKTIDQMPSELSGGQRKRIGIARTLIMKPEIMLYDEPTSGLDPITSIDINNLIVKVQQEYNVTSIIITHDLTCAKATADKVTMIVEGKFLVPDTFEKIFSLDNESTKSFYDYNFITKT, from the coding sequence ATGCAATACGATAGGTTTATGCAGGAAGAAGTGATAACAATAAAAGACCTGAAGAAATCTTTCGACAATAATATAGTCCTAGATGGCATTGACCTGGATATCAAAAAAGGGGAGAATGTGGCCGTGCTGGGTCGGTCCGGAAGTGGAAAGTCTGTATTGATAAAGATCATTTCGGGATTAATACAACCAGACAGTGGTACCGTAAAAGTATTGGGACAGGAAATCGGTAAGATAAGCGGTAAAGCATTGCAGGAGCTAAGGATGAAAATTGGTTTTTCCTTCCAGAACAGTGCTTTATATGATAGCATGAGTGTGCGGGAGAACCTTGCTTTTCCATTGGTCCGGAACAAACGGAATTTGAAAGCAATTGAAATCGAAGAAGCCATTGAATCCGTATTGAATGATGTAGGCTTACCTAAGACCATCGACCAGATGCCTTCAGAACTATCCGGTGGACAAAGAAAACGAATCGGCATAGCCCGGACCCTGATCATGAAGCCGGAGATCATGTTGTATGATGAACCTACATCCGGGCTCGACCCGATCACAAGTATTGACATCAATAACCTGATCGTAAAAGTGCAACAGGAATACAATGTCACTTCTATCATCATTACACACGACCTGACCTGTGCGAAAGCAACTGCAGATAAGGTGACGATGATCGTAGAAGGAAAGTTCCTGGTACCAGACACGTTTGAAAAAATATTCAGTCTGGATAATGAGAGTACAAAGAGTTTTTATGATTACAATTTTATTACTAAAACATGA
- a CDS encoding MBL fold metallo-hydrolase — protein MRISVKGVRGSIPTSGADTSYYGGNTSCTVVSEKDCFLVLDGGSGMQKVTLPAAVKRVDILLTHLHLDHIQGLGFFSSLFNPAMEVHIWGPASATQSLHSRLSRYLSPPLFPVLIRDLPCQLTLHDIANSVFEIGPFTISSRFVIHPGPTVGFRISGQRSVFAYLPDHEPALGLTGLLKDTKWISGFDLASDADLLMHDAQYTTPEYNNKIGWGHSSMEDAIQFASLATVRHFLLTHHDPSRTDELLNEMFADIQKKISPPFPIELAREGMEIELP, from the coding sequence ATGAGAATTTCAGTAAAAGGTGTACGTGGGTCTATCCCCACTTCTGGTGCCGATACTTCATATTACGGGGGAAACACCTCCTGCACGGTGGTTTCTGAAAAGGATTGCTTCCTTGTGCTGGATGGTGGCTCGGGGATGCAAAAAGTTACCCTACCTGCAGCTGTTAAAAGAGTGGACATCTTATTAACGCACCTGCATTTAGACCATATACAGGGACTCGGTTTTTTTAGTTCTTTGTTTAACCCGGCCATGGAAGTGCATATCTGGGGACCAGCGAGCGCCACGCAAAGTTTGCATTCCCGGCTTAGCCGTTATCTTTCCCCGCCTTTATTCCCGGTATTGATCCGGGATCTTCCTTGTCAGTTGACATTGCACGATATTGCCAACAGTGTTTTTGAAATAGGGCCGTTCACCATTTCTTCGCGTTTTGTGATTCATCCGGGACCAACGGTAGGGTTTCGCATTAGCGGCCAAAGATCTGTTTTTGCTTATCTCCCGGATCACGAACCTGCCCTCGGTTTGACGGGATTACTAAAGGATACTAAATGGATCTCCGGGTTTGACCTTGCTTCAGATGCCGACCTTTTGATGCACGACGCGCAATACACTACGCCGGAATATAATAATAAAATTGGATGGGGCCATTCCAGCATGGAAGATGCTATTCAGTTTGCCTCACTGGCCACAGTCAGGCATTTTTTATTAACCCACCATGATCCATCCCGTACTGATGAATTGCTTAATGAAATGTTTGCGGACATACAAAAAAAGATAAGCCCGCCTTTCCCCATTGAACTGGCCAGGGAGGGAATGGAAATTGAATTGCCATAA
- a CDS encoding adenylate/guanylate cyclase domain-containing protein, which produces MNPFKRRAYYLWIGFICCILLQASAQDQKVADSLAKIYKDNLLTDTAKLELLRNLAFNEMKDYQQGLQYAEELISLSKELGNDLYLFRGYLQKGNNRRVTGHLEEALAVYFKSVEVARKAKYTTGEGSAYGAIADIYTVADNHAIAMLYYNKAIAVLRAGDDSVALGSAILNAGDEYLHHKEYDSALLHFKEATIIFDKTNHLSGKGYSLGNTGMVYAKKGINTLAGKNINEAINILEELGDNYPICAYLLSMADMYQLKGEVTTALDYARRSLALAQEYGLKEQISGASLKLSELHEKAGNMGEAYKYYKSHIAYRDSLNNLKTVQKLADLRTDYEVSQKQTEVNLLNQQKKNQRNILLSVFIMLGMTILMLGILYRYYRAILREERKSESLLLNILPAETAKELKLKGKVDAVKFDHVTVLFTDFVEFSKYAEQVEPEQLVKSIDFYFKGFDEITTKYGLEKIKTIGDAYMCACGLPTANKTHARNVVNAAREMIELVRKEKSEQDGLSHFDIRIGIHTGPVVAGIVGIKKWQYDIWGDTVNIASRMESKSAPGRINLSETTYDQIKDEFPCEYRGEIEVKNRGHLKMYFLS; this is translated from the coding sequence ATGAACCCCTTTAAACGGAGAGCTTATTATTTATGGATAGGCTTTATCTGTTGCATCCTGTTGCAGGCTTCAGCCCAGGACCAGAAAGTGGCCGATAGCCTGGCAAAGATCTACAAGGATAATTTACTGACCGATACAGCGAAGCTAGAATTACTCCGGAACCTGGCTTTTAACGAAATGAAAGATTATCAGCAGGGCCTGCAGTATGCAGAGGAATTGATCAGCCTTTCCAAAGAACTGGGTAATGATCTGTACCTCTTCAGGGGTTACCTGCAGAAGGGCAATAACAGAAGGGTCACAGGCCACCTGGAAGAGGCCCTGGCGGTTTATTTCAAAAGTGTGGAAGTCGCCCGGAAAGCGAAGTATACTACAGGTGAAGGCAGTGCCTATGGTGCCATAGCGGATATTTATACTGTTGCAGATAACCACGCGATTGCCATGCTTTACTATAATAAAGCCATTGCCGTTTTGCGGGCTGGGGATGATTCTGTTGCTTTGGGCTCGGCCATTTTAAACGCCGGGGATGAATATCTCCACCACAAGGAGTATGATTCGGCGCTATTGCATTTTAAGGAAGCCACAATAATTTTTGATAAAACAAATCACCTGAGCGGAAAGGGGTATAGCCTGGGTAATACCGGCATGGTATATGCGAAAAAGGGGATTAATACACTGGCTGGAAAAAATATCAATGAGGCCATAAACATATTGGAGGAATTAGGAGACAATTATCCTATCTGTGCCTACCTTCTTTCAATGGCGGATATGTACCAGCTAAAAGGTGAAGTGACAACTGCCCTGGACTATGCCAGGAGAAGCCTGGCGCTGGCGCAGGAGTATGGATTAAAAGAGCAGATCAGTGGAGCCAGTCTCAAACTCTCTGAATTGCATGAAAAAGCCGGAAACATGGGCGAGGCTTACAAATATTATAAGAGTCATATTGCTTACCGCGACAGCCTGAATAACCTTAAAACAGTTCAGAAACTGGCCGACCTGCGTACGGATTACGAAGTTTCCCAAAAGCAAACGGAAGTGAACCTGCTGAACCAGCAAAAAAAGAACCAGCGGAACATCCTGCTCTCGGTATTCATTATGCTGGGAATGACGATCTTAATGCTGGGTATATTATACAGGTATTACCGGGCAATTCTCCGTGAAGAACGAAAGTCCGAGAGCCTGCTACTCAATATCCTGCCGGCGGAAACTGCAAAGGAATTGAAACTAAAGGGTAAAGTGGACGCGGTAAAATTTGATCATGTCACCGTATTGTTTACCGATTTCGTGGAGTTTTCAAAATACGCCGAGCAGGTGGAACCGGAACAATTAGTGAAGAGTATCGATTTTTATTTTAAGGGTTTTGATGAGATCACGACTAAATATGGCCTGGAAAAGATCAAGACCATCGGTGATGCTTATATGTGTGCCTGCGGCCTTCCGACTGCCAATAAAACGCATGCCAGGAACGTAGTTAATGCCGCAAGGGAAATGATTGAACTGGTGCGTAAAGAGAAGTCCGAACAAGATGGCCTGAGTCATTTTGATATCCGGATCGGGATCCACACAGGTCCGGTTGTCGCGGGTATTGTCGGCATAAAGAAGTGGCAGTATGATATTTGGGGTGATACCGTAAACATTGCGTCCCGTATGGAGTCAAAGTCGGCACCTGGAAGGATCAATTTATCCGAAACCACCTATGACCAGATTAAAGATGAATTTCCCTGTGAATACCGGGGAGAGATAGAAGTGAAGAACCGTGGACATTTGAAGATGTACTTCCTGTCTTAG
- a CDS encoding alpha/beta fold hydrolase, which yields MKIHLLSVVTCLCLLFMLDACTSTAPITRARNKVAIHAISEMNDLMVNNWKQFVLIRGADTTRNPVLLFLHGGPGASGTPLMRTYNKDLEQDFTVVYWDQRGAGKSYSKEIDTATLKVKQLIADANYLIDYLRQRFHQEKIFVIGHSWGSRLGMYLVKAYPEKIKGYIGIGQEVAAYEGELRSYQFTLEKAKATNNKAALKDLAEMGEPQSGQVQSMYKTGFWGTVQQKEWLLKLGGERYNRTSYTDWLFQMLWSDEYSLSDMVNWVRASAATAGKMIEDPDFNGFDLRKDIPAVQLPVYFISGLHDYNTPWPLVKQYYEQLQAPKKEFFLFEQSGHSVLFEEPGKFNDLVVRLFLDHND from the coding sequence ATGAAAATTCATCTTTTAAGTGTGGTGACCTGCCTGTGCCTGTTATTTATGCTTGATGCATGCACTTCCACGGCGCCCATTACCCGGGCAAGGAACAAAGTGGCTATCCATGCGATATCCGAAATGAATGATTTAATGGTCAATAACTGGAAGCAATTTGTTTTGATCCGGGGTGCAGATACTACCAGGAATCCGGTTTTATTGTTCCTGCATGGCGGTCCAGGCGCCTCTGGCACACCCCTGATGCGTACCTACAACAAGGACCTGGAGCAGGATTTCACAGTCGTTTACTGGGACCAGCGGGGGGCTGGAAAATCATACAGCAAAGAAATTGATACGGCCACCCTTAAAGTAAAGCAACTGATTGCTGATGCCAATTACCTGATCGATTACCTGCGACAAAGGTTCCACCAGGAAAAGATCTTTGTTATCGGCCATTCATGGGGTAGCAGGCTGGGTATGTACCTCGTAAAGGCTTACCCGGAAAAGATCAAAGGCTATATTGGGATTGGCCAGGAGGTTGCCGCTTACGAAGGGGAATTAAGATCGTACCAGTTCACCTTAGAAAAGGCAAAGGCTACCAATAATAAAGCGGCCCTTAAGGACCTGGCTGAAATGGGGGAACCGCAAAGTGGCCAGGTGCAATCCATGTACAAAACAGGTTTCTGGGGTACGGTACAACAAAAGGAATGGTTATTAAAACTCGGGGGTGAACGGTATAATAGAACATCCTACACTGATTGGCTATTTCAAATGCTTTGGTCTGATGAGTACAGCCTGTCTGACATGGTCAACTGGGTAAGGGCATCTGCTGCAACAGCAGGAAAGATGATTGAGGACCCGGACTTCAATGGCTTTGATTTACGAAAAGATATACCTGCTGTGCAATTACCAGTCTATTTTATTTCCGGATTACATGACTATAACACGCCATGGCCATTGGTAAAACAGTATTATGAACAATTGCAGGCACCCAAAAAGGAATTTTTCCTGTTTGAACAATCAGGCCATAGTGTACTGTTTGAAGAGCCTGGTAAATTTAATGACTTGGTGGTCAGATTATTTTTGGACCACAATGATTAA
- a CDS encoding MlaE family ABC transporter permease, translated as MWQRTLDAIEQTPIKKYLVSRKADAFFSGVNNVSQFIKQFFREAFLPPFEWKEIINQCYDVGFRSLPLVSLTGFITGMVFTKQSRPSLSEFGASSWLPSLISIAIIRALAPLVTSLIAAGKVGSNMGAELGSMKVTEQIDAMEVSGTNPFKFLVVTRVMAITFMLPILVLYTGLIGMLGAYLNIHQNEHTSFVAFFNSAFKTISFLDIISSVFKAICYGFTIGIAGCYQGYNAKNGTQGVGLAANTAVVLSMFLIFVEEMVIVQFVNAIR; from the coding sequence TTGTGGCAAAGAACTTTGGATGCGATTGAACAAACACCCATAAAAAAATACCTGGTATCGCGAAAGGCTGATGCTTTTTTTAGTGGCGTAAATAATGTTTCCCAGTTCATAAAACAATTTTTCAGGGAAGCCTTTTTGCCGCCATTTGAATGGAAAGAGATCATTAACCAGTGTTATGATGTAGGGTTCAGGTCCCTGCCCCTGGTTTCGTTGACCGGCTTTATCACCGGTATGGTATTTACCAAACAATCCCGGCCTTCCTTATCAGAATTTGGTGCCAGCTCATGGTTGCCCTCATTGATTTCCATTGCCATCATCAGGGCATTGGCACCATTGGTCACTTCCTTAATTGCAGCCGGCAAAGTAGGTTCTAATATGGGTGCTGAATTAGGCTCCATGAAAGTGACTGAGCAGATCGATGCTATGGAAGTATCCGGCACAAACCCGTTTAAGTTTTTGGTGGTTACGAGGGTGATGGCCATTACATTCATGTTGCCCATTTTGGTCTTGTACACAGGATTGATAGGTATGTTAGGCGCCTACCTGAATATCCACCAGAATGAACACACCAGTTTCGTCGCCTTTTTCAACAGTGCCTTTAAGACCATCTCTTTTTTAGATATCATTTCCTCTGTATTTAAAGCTATCTGCTATGGGTTTACTATTGGAATAGCCGGATGTTACCAGGGGTACAATGCAAAGAACGGCACGCAGGGCGTTGGTTTGGCAGCCAATACGGCAGTGGTGCTTTCCATGTTTTTGATTTTTGTAGAAGAAATGGTGATCGTACAATTTGTAAATGCAATACGATAG